From Leptotrichia wadei, one genomic window encodes:
- a CDS encoding NfeD family protein encodes MGALFWAILSGIMAILEIIIPGLVTIWFALSALIVMFLSNFIGDSLTQFLIFAVLSIIFLIFTRPVLRKYIELQRKTNFDSSMKGMDVKVERVVDARKAEKEYEVKFKGSIWTGVSEEMLSSGEVVKIKGFRGNKIILEKNK; translated from the coding sequence ATGGGAGCATTGTTTTGGGCGATTTTGTCAGGAATAATGGCAATTCTGGAAATAATTATTCCAGGGCTTGTGACAATTTGGTTTGCACTTTCAGCTTTGATTGTAATGTTTCTTTCAAATTTTATTGGAGATTCGTTGACTCAGTTTTTAATATTTGCTGTGCTTTCAATAATTTTCTTGATTTTTACACGTCCAGTTTTGAGAAAATATATTGAATTACAGAGGAAAACGAATTTTGATTCAAGTATGAAGGGAATGGATGTAAAAGTTGAAAGAGTAGTTGACGCTAGAAAAGCTGAAAAGGAATATGAAGTGAAATTTAAAGGATCCATTTGGACTGGAGTAAGCGAGGAAATGCTGTCAAGTGGAGAAGTTGTAAAAATTAAAGGATTTAGAGGGAATAAAATTATTTTAGAAAAGAATAAGTAA
- a CDS encoding DUF4132 domain-containing protein: MTEEMIKNLVESAKMEYVRNEIRYLLNGSIEKVVNIHKRDLHYINDLEMKEFMEKDEFLESEAGKIIIRYFKYMYEHFPDELSYQFTNFPLKYKIYKILGFSCEFVKRDFENNSEIKSKEIFWNNCKYFLDYFGDLADEYIQNYKMYSNNFLMKLGVLIIVKNVEAINKGEEKSEEEIEALDNIFTGYIASKINKTGINEIFEKYLDSGNFRRHFESMEMLEFGEARKYLEKRFYEIIIENSKISDVITEGIKLFVMFSGIEFSPTNNNYSYRNRMFRKITENFEKYDFSQGQKIYLLVNYGSNTVFENLRNSEIMYKLFQDTIKENLENTKEILYYNLNENRLEYSFLLHFFIRENLIGEDEKNELLRKSENILVNRLKRLFEMKAWEWNPPSFRNLDFLQKNDINWEDISVSCQGNKAAIILNKKSKIIFSLLKYSNMYQKIFQLLTRCVKRVNIFKDIFIKYSIVYGMNDLKQVMDELWAYNLPISFINEKYFEYIEKTGDNNENNKIWIEFLHEHEKELYESFKNDEIPGKIIEKYVNILYSENNGFDYAQLPELLMKSDKTVRDKIKEILKNQMDNEEVRLKIEKISKSQIDSVEHVAGNLIKHWKNIKAQEGIEGLEDAKDIIKYADSLCLEKHEENAVFSTEVDYNSIRVKDEDRRMPSSLMKYYISEYILSKDIKSLDICNKIEEVAQKEDLRKFIEKIFERWKVHKFNPKYKNLFVPLIRTASLEQIYEMINIVDMLVSEYNKIALAAYGIRVLTLRKEVKEIGILLNGFSLNYKDKRIRIAADEALGMIAEREGISRDELNDILVPDFGFGMDRTKIFNYGEKKIKAVLEIEEEPQKILLCDEAGRTMRSFPRTNKKRNSSNGELEKCKKELKYIKKQLRAISLVQNDSLLKSFFTQRRWETEKWQEVFVKNPVMQKYAILLIWKEIDSENKIINTFRYTENGTFEIINGKEYKLSEGTYVNLLYFPEIPDDEQEYWKKYFKKNKYSQPIKQVDMPVCKLTEKNQENIEIIDYNGKEFSIKELRKQNLKLNFEMSYGNDGLIYGTHYYDKNANIKIVIMTDSFSPKEYAKISKIDKILFFKGNVSIQYENISEGIQNQSIEPLKLKEIPDRILSLACYMAEIL, encoded by the coding sequence ATGACTGAAGAAATGATAAAGAATCTTGTCGAATCTGCTAAAATGGAATATGTTCGCAATGAGATTCGATATCTTTTGAACGGATCGATAGAAAAAGTCGTAAATATTCACAAGAGAGATTTACACTATATTAATGATCTTGAGATGAAGGAATTTATGGAAAAGGATGAATTTTTGGAAAGTGAAGCAGGAAAAATAATTATTAGATATTTTAAATATATGTATGAACATTTTCCTGATGAATTAAGTTACCAGTTTACAAATTTTCCATTAAAATACAAAATTTATAAAATTTTAGGCTTTTCCTGTGAATTTGTAAAAAGAGATTTTGAAAATAATTCAGAAATTAAAAGCAAGGAAATTTTTTGGAATAACTGTAAATATTTTCTTGATTATTTTGGAGATTTGGCAGATGAATATATTCAAAATTATAAAATGTATTCAAATAACTTTTTGATGAAATTAGGAGTATTAATAATCGTTAAAAATGTTGAGGCTATAAATAAGGGTGAAGAAAAAAGCGAAGAGGAAATAGAAGCGCTGGATAATATTTTTACAGGCTATATTGCGAGTAAAATTAATAAAACTGGCATAAATGAAATTTTTGAGAAATATTTGGATAGCGGAAATTTCAGAAGACATTTTGAAAGTATGGAAATGCTTGAATTTGGAGAAGCGAGAAAATATCTTGAAAAAAGATTTTATGAGATTATAATAGAAAATAGCAAAATTTCAGATGTTATTACTGAAGGAATCAAATTATTTGTCATGTTTTCAGGGATAGAATTTTCGCCGACAAATAATAATTACAGCTATCGTAATAGAATGTTCAGAAAAATAACGGAAAATTTTGAGAAATATGATTTTTCTCAAGGACAGAAAATTTATCTTCTTGTAAATTATGGATCTAATACTGTTTTTGAAAATCTTAGAAATTCTGAGATAATGTATAAGTTGTTTCAAGATACAATTAAGGAGAATTTAGAGAATACAAAGGAAATTTTATATTATAATTTAAATGAAAACAGATTGGAATATTCGTTTTTATTACATTTTTTCATAAGAGAAAACTTGATTGGTGAAGATGAGAAAAATGAATTGCTAAGAAAATCTGAAAATATACTGGTTAACCGTCTGAAAAGACTGTTTGAAATGAAAGCATGGGAATGGAATCCGCCAAGTTTCAGAAACTTGGATTTTTTACAAAAAAATGATATTAATTGGGAGGACATTTCTGTAAGTTGCCAAGGAAACAAGGCGGCAATTATTTTAAATAAAAAGAGCAAAATAATATTTTCACTTTTAAAATATTCAAATATGTATCAAAAGATTTTTCAGCTTTTGACAAGATGTGTGAAAAGAGTAAATATATTTAAGGATATTTTTATTAAATATAGCATAGTTTATGGAATGAATGATCTAAAACAAGTAATGGATGAATTGTGGGCTTACAATTTGCCAATCAGCTTTATTAATGAAAAATATTTTGAATATATTGAGAAAACAGGGGATAATAATGAAAATAATAAAATTTGGATTGAATTTTTACATGAACATGAAAAAGAATTGTATGAAAGTTTTAAAAATGATGAGATACCAGGCAAGATTATTGAAAAGTATGTAAATATTCTATATTCAGAGAATAACGGGTTTGATTATGCGCAGCTGCCTGAGTTATTGATGAAGTCTGATAAAACTGTAAGAGATAAAATTAAAGAAATCTTGAAAAATCAAATGGATAATGAAGAAGTGAGACTTAAAATAGAAAAAATTTCTAAAAGTCAAATTGACTCTGTTGAGCATGTTGCCGGTAATCTTATTAAGCACTGGAAAAATATTAAGGCTCAGGAGGGAATAGAAGGTCTTGAAGATGCAAAGGACATTATTAAGTATGCAGATAGTCTGTGTCTTGAAAAACATGAGGAAAATGCAGTATTTAGTACAGAAGTTGACTATAACTCGATAAGAGTGAAGGATGAAGACAGGAGAATGCCATCTAGCTTGATGAAGTATTATATTTCAGAATACATATTGTCAAAGGATATAAAAAGCCTCGATATTTGCAACAAAATTGAGGAAGTGGCGCAAAAGGAAGATTTAAGAAAATTTATAGAAAAAATATTTGAAAGATGGAAGGTTCATAAATTTAATCCTAAGTATAAAAATCTTTTTGTACCGTTAATAAGAACTGCAAGCCTGGAACAGATATATGAGATGATAAATATAGTTGATATGCTTGTAAGCGAGTATAATAAAATTGCGCTTGCCGCTTATGGAATAAGAGTTTTGACCTTGCGAAAGGAAGTTAAGGAAATAGGGATACTTCTAAACGGGTTTAGTTTAAATTATAAGGACAAGAGAATTAGAATTGCCGCAGATGAGGCATTAGGCATGATTGCAGAAAGAGAAGGGATTTCCAGAGATGAACTAAATGATATTTTAGTTCCAGATTTTGGCTTTGGAATGGACAGGACAAAAATTTTTAATTATGGGGAAAAGAAAATAAAGGCAGTGCTTGAAATTGAAGAGGAGCCTCAAAAAATTCTTCTCTGTGATGAAGCCGGGAGAACTATGAGAAGTTTTCCAAGAACAAATAAAAAAAGAAACAGCAGCAATGGTGAACTTGAAAAATGTAAGAAAGAGTTAAAATATATAAAGAAACAATTAAGGGCAATATCATTAGTTCAAAATGACAGTTTACTAAAATCTTTTTTTACTCAAAGAAGATGGGAAACTGAAAAATGGCAGGAAGTCTTTGTAAAAAATCCTGTTATGCAGAAATATGCAATACTGCTTATCTGGAAGGAAATTGACAGCGAGAATAAAATAATAAATACATTTAGATATACGGAAAACGGAACTTTTGAGATAATTAACGGAAAAGAATATAAATTAAGCGAAGGCACTTATGTAAATCTTTTATATTTTCCTGAAATACCTGATGATGAACAGGAATACTGGAAAAAATATTTTAAGAAGAATAAATATTCTCAGCCAATAAAACAAGTAGACATGCCAGTTTGTAAATTGACGGAAAAAAATCAGGAAAATATAGAAATTATAGATTATAATGGAAAGGAATTCAGCATAAAAGAATTACGAAAACAAAATTTAAAACTGAACTTTGAAATGAGCTATGGAAATGATGGATTAATATATGGAACTCATTATTATGATAAAAATGCAAATATAAAAATTGTTATTATGACAGATTCATTTTCTCCAAAAGAATATGCAAAAATATCAAAGATAGACAAGATATTATTTTTTAAAGGTAATGTTTCAATTCAATATGAGAATATTTCAGAAGGTATTCAAAATCAGAGCATAGAACCTTTAAAATTAAAGGAAATTCCTGATCGTATATTAAGTTTAGCATGTTATATGGCTGAAATTCTATAA
- a CDS encoding ClC family H(+)/Cl(-) exchange transporter, with the protein MAKDILHELRDINSLKSRRNNVVLIFLCFVVGIFSGIIVGSYTLILKKMTIFREFFTTNLGFSKIIIGITVFILLGLAIQFMLSKYPLISGSGIPQVSGLLTKKVKFKWLGELITKFVGGILAIGAGMSMGREGPSVHLGALVGSGIKKLTRRSEVEEKYLVTCGASAGISSTFNAPLAGVIFSLEEIHKFFSPLLLICVMVASGTSNFVSRMILGSHTSFQYNFILPKDIPYYVIALVTVVFCIVITITGRAFSYFLLLIQKYYRKINLNNYVKMSIFMVIAYIVAVFFSDITGGGHELIEEMFGKNVMLKTIIVILILKFFYTMLCYATSAPGGIFLPMLVIGALTGKVYGEVLNHYFSIPNEIIVHFMLLGMAAYFTAVVRAPITGITLILEMTGNFSYLYMLIVVCTITYIFTELLKMEPIYERLYLNMFQKQILEENEENEKIQKHVKRLEILEKWWKNKKFGIGVRPDVKDKIVTLLIPVGANSEFDNKSVKDLKLPENLLIVSVRKSGKDTIARGDTPIQSGNQLVIITDYETARKYAGELRERGMKIIE; encoded by the coding sequence TTGGCAAAGGATATTTTACATGAATTAAGGGATATAAATTCATTGAAATCACGAAGAAATAATGTAGTGCTGATATTCCTGTGCTTTGTTGTGGGGATTTTTTCTGGGATTATCGTTGGAAGTTATACGTTAATATTAAAAAAAATGACAATTTTTAGAGAATTTTTCACTACAAATTTGGGATTTTCTAAAATAATTATCGGAATAACAGTTTTTATATTATTGGGACTGGCTATACAGTTTATGCTTTCTAAATATCCGTTAATTAGTGGAAGTGGGATTCCGCAAGTTAGTGGGCTGCTTACGAAAAAAGTAAAGTTTAAATGGCTTGGAGAGTTAATTACAAAATTTGTGGGGGGAATATTGGCGATTGGGGCTGGAATGTCAATGGGACGTGAAGGGCCTTCGGTACATTTGGGCGCTTTAGTTGGATCTGGAATAAAGAAGCTTACAAGGCGTTCAGAAGTGGAGGAAAAATATCTTGTAACTTGTGGGGCAAGCGCTGGTATTTCTTCGACATTTAATGCTCCACTTGCGGGAGTTATATTTTCACTTGAGGAAATCCATAAATTCTTTTCTCCGCTGCTGCTAATTTGCGTTATGGTGGCAAGCGGTACCTCCAACTTTGTTTCTAGAATGATTTTAGGTTCACATACGTCTTTTCAATACAATTTCATATTGCCAAAAGATATTCCATATTACGTAATTGCACTTGTAACAGTTGTTTTTTGCATTGTAATTACAATTACTGGAAGAGCATTCAGCTATTTTTTACTGCTTATTCAAAAATATTATAGGAAAATAAATTTGAATAATTATGTGAAAATGTCAATATTTATGGTTATAGCGTATATTGTAGCTGTATTTTTCAGTGATATTACAGGCGGTGGACATGAGCTTATTGAGGAAATGTTTGGGAAAAATGTGATGTTAAAAACAATTATTGTAATTTTAATATTAAAATTCTTTTACACAATGCTTTGCTATGCAACGAGCGCTCCAGGAGGAATTTTTCTTCCAATGCTTGTAATAGGGGCTTTGACTGGAAAAGTCTATGGCGAAGTGTTAAATCATTATTTTTCAATTCCAAATGAAATAATTGTGCATTTTATGCTGCTTGGAATGGCGGCTTATTTTACGGCAGTTGTTAGAGCTCCAATTACTGGAATTACATTGATTTTGGAAATGACAGGCAACTTTTCATATTTGTATATGCTAATAGTTGTTTGTACAATAACTTACATTTTTACAGAACTATTAAAAATGGAGCCAATTTATGAAAGGCTTTATTTGAATATGTTTCAAAAGCAGATTTTGGAAGAAAACGAAGAAAATGAAAAAATCCAAAAACATGTCAAAAGATTGGAAATATTGGAAAAATGGTGGAAAAATAAAAAATTTGGAATTGGTGTAAGACCAGATGTAAAGGATAAGATTGTAACACTTTTAATTCCAGTAGGAGCAAATTCTGAATTTGACAATAAATCAGTAAAGGATCTTAAATTACCAGAAAATTTATTAATTGTAAGTGTGCGTAAGTCTGGAAAAGATACTATTGCACGTGGAGATACTCCAATTCAAAGTGGAAATCAGCTTGTAATTATAACGGATTATGAAACTGCCCGTAAATATGCTGGAGAATTGCGGGAAAGAGGAATGAAAATTATTGAATAG
- a CDS encoding FAD:protein FMN transferase — translation MMYKVQVRFLFHSDIKIKIPEIYDDSVFDDLFGILEEVNKSYNSYSENSYIDKINKNSGYFVKVDIETVEILRKVIHLSKIIGGEYDITIMPLIRLWGFYKQNPVLPYFEKIKKVKRLVDYKKIIIDKKRNRVKIGIKDAIVNAGGSSIIAIDEWGIIAENPEDEKEVLRNINGMPVRITKYEYSGNGDNDLFEIKIKNMSYSTSNLMINNEKYRHIISPKTGFPSQNKQVGVITENAFFGDIISTGLYNQTPEGFYEIMEKLSCEMEISGFLIDKSGKIHYFNMEKYFY, via the coding sequence ATGATGTATAAGGTTCAAGTGCGTTTTTTATTTCATTCAGATATAAAAATAAAAATACCTGAAATTTATGATGATTCAGTTTTTGATGATTTGTTTGGAATTTTGGAAGAGGTGAATAAAAGCTATAATTCCTACTCAGAAAATTCATATATTGATAAAATTAATAAAAATAGCGGGTATTTTGTAAAAGTTGATATTGAAACTGTTGAGATTTTAAGAAAAGTTATTCATTTGTCAAAAATTATTGGTGGAGAATATGATATTACAATAATGCCTCTCATAAGACTTTGGGGATTTTATAAACAAAATCCCGTTTTGCCATATTTTGAAAAAATAAAAAAAGTAAAAAGACTTGTGGATTATAAGAAAATTATTATTGACAAAAAGAGAAATCGTGTAAAAATTGGGATAAAGGACGCAATTGTAAATGCTGGCGGGAGCAGTATTATTGCTATTGATGAATGGGGAATTATCGCTGAAAATCCTGAAGATGAAAAAGAGGTATTGAGAAATATAAATGGAATGCCTGTTAGAATAACGAAATATGAATATTCTGGAAATGGAGATAATGACTTGTTTGAAATAAAAATAAAAAATATGAGTTATTCGACTTCCAATCTTATGATAAATAATGAAAAATATAGGCATATAATAAGCCCCAAAACAGGTTTTCCATCTCAAAATAAGCAAGTTGGAGTAATTACAGAAAATGCCTTTTTTGGTGATATTATTTCAACGGGGCTTTATAATCAGACACCTGAAGGATTTTATGAAATTATGGAAAAGTTGTCTTGCGAAATGGAAATTTCAGGATTTTTGATTGATAAGTCTGGGAAAATACATTATTTTAATATGGAAAAGTATTTTTATTAA
- a CDS encoding lipoprotein → MKKIIIAILMLLALTSCLSAGIGVGTGGIHGGIGIGF, encoded by the coding sequence ATGAAAAAAATTATTATTGCAATATTGATGTTATTGGCTTTGACATCATGTTTAAGTGCTGGAATTGGAGTAGGAACAGGAGGAATCCACGGAGGAATCGGAATCGGATTTTAA
- a CDS encoding valine--tRNA ligase: MSNELSKTYSPTEIEDKWYKIWEEKGYFNAQHNSEKPGYSIAIPPPNVTGILHMGHMLNNAIQDAIIRYKRMSGFETLWIPGMDHAGIATQNKVERMLKEEGTSKEEIGYDEFLRRTWEWKEKHGGLITKQLRKLGVSLDWDRERFTMDEGLSRAVKEVFIKLYNDGLIYRGEYIVNWCPHDKTALADDEVNHIDKKGKIWEIKYRIKDTNDYVIIATTRPETMLGDTGVAVNPNDDRYKHLIGKKVILPLMNREIPVVADEYVDMEFGTGVVKMTPSHDPNDFEVAKRTGLEFINIFTEDAHVNSNGGKYEGLERFAARKAILADLEAEGLLVGTKEHNHAVGHCYRCDSIIEPRVSTQWFVKMEPLAKRALEVVKNGQIQITPKRWEKVYYNWLENIRDWTISRQIWWGHRIPAYYAEDGTVFVARNMEEAKAQAKEKFGKEVSLREETDVLDTWFSSALWPFSTLGWPDKTPDLEKFFPTNALVTGADILFFWVARMVMMSLYINDEIPFSYVYLHGIIRDELGRKMSKSLGNSPDPLDLIAKYGADAIRFSFLYNTSQGQDIHFSEKLLEMGSTFANKVWNASRFVLSNLEDFDKNAVIDEKEFKLEDRWILSKLQTASRQINEYMDKYELDSAAKVAYEFFRGNFCDWYVEIAKTRVYGQEGSDKTVAQYVLKTVLDKGLRMLHPFMPFITEEIWQKLGLDEETIMLSEFPTENKKYVDLAAEKEFDYLKEIVNAIRNIRGEANVSPAKKIEVIFKIVNDGEKEILEHNAKILDKLANVEKYEFNTEIPALVGFKLVETTEIYVPLADLIDKEKEIAKLEKDIQKTQKELDRVLGKLSNEKFLSKAPKEVIDKENGIKEELENKIAKFKESIKLYQG, from the coding sequence ATGTCAAATGAATTAAGTAAAACATATTCACCAACAGAAATAGAAGACAAATGGTACAAAATTTGGGAAGAAAAAGGATATTTTAACGCACAGCATAATAGCGAAAAACCAGGATATTCGATTGCTATTCCGCCACCAAATGTAACTGGGATTTTGCATATGGGACATATGTTGAATAATGCGATTCAAGATGCAATTATTAGATATAAAAGAATGAGTGGATTTGAAACACTTTGGATTCCTGGGATGGATCATGCTGGGATTGCGACTCAAAATAAAGTTGAGAGAATGTTAAAAGAAGAAGGAACTTCAAAAGAAGAAATTGGATACGATGAATTTTTGAGAAGAACTTGGGAATGGAAAGAAAAACATGGTGGATTAATCACTAAACAGTTGAGAAAATTGGGAGTTTCGCTTGACTGGGATAGAGAAAGATTTACGATGGATGAAGGTCTTTCAAGAGCTGTAAAAGAAGTTTTCATAAAATTGTATAATGATGGTTTAATTTATAGAGGAGAGTACATTGTAAACTGGTGTCCTCACGACAAAACAGCTTTGGCTGATGATGAAGTTAATCACATTGACAAAAAAGGGAAAATTTGGGAAATCAAATATAGAATAAAAGATACTAATGATTATGTTATTATTGCGACAACAAGACCTGAAACAATGTTAGGAGATACAGGGGTTGCAGTAAATCCAAATGATGACAGATACAAACATTTAATTGGTAAAAAAGTTATTTTACCGTTGATGAATAGAGAAATTCCTGTTGTTGCAGATGAATATGTAGATATGGAATTCGGTACAGGGGTAGTAAAAATGACACCTTCACACGATCCTAACGACTTTGAAGTAGCAAAAAGAACTGGACTTGAATTTATAAACATTTTTACTGAAGATGCGCACGTAAATTCAAATGGTGGAAAATACGAAGGATTAGAAAGATTTGCGGCTAGAAAAGCGATTTTGGCTGATTTAGAAGCAGAAGGATTGTTAGTTGGGACAAAAGAACACAATCATGCTGTGGGACATTGTTACAGATGTGATTCTATTATTGAGCCAAGAGTTTCAACTCAATGGTTTGTAAAAATGGAACCACTTGCAAAAAGAGCGTTGGAAGTTGTAAAAAATGGACAAATTCAAATTACTCCAAAAAGATGGGAAAAAGTTTATTACAACTGGCTTGAAAATATAAGAGACTGGACTATTTCTAGACAAATTTGGTGGGGACACAGAATTCCTGCATACTATGCTGAAGATGGAACAGTATTTGTCGCTAGAAATATGGAAGAGGCAAAAGCTCAAGCGAAAGAAAAATTTGGAAAAGAAGTTTCATTGAGAGAAGAAACAGATGTACTAGATACTTGGTTTTCATCAGCATTGTGGCCATTTTCAACATTAGGTTGGCCTGACAAAACTCCAGACTTGGAAAAATTCTTCCCAACAAATGCGTTAGTAACAGGAGCAGATATTCTATTCTTCTGGGTAGCGAGAATGGTTATGATGAGTTTGTACATTAATGATGAAATTCCATTTAGTTATGTATACTTGCACGGAATCATTAGAGATGAATTAGGTAGAAAAATGTCGAAATCATTAGGAAATTCACCTGATCCATTGGATTTAATTGCAAAATATGGAGCAGATGCGATAAGATTCAGTTTCTTGTATAATACTTCGCAAGGACAAGATATTCATTTTTCTGAAAAATTATTAGAAATGGGATCTACGTTTGCAAACAAAGTTTGGAATGCTTCAAGATTCGTTTTATCTAATTTGGAAGACTTTGATAAAAATGCAGTTATTGACGAGAAAGAATTTAAGCTAGAAGATAGATGGATTTTATCTAAATTGCAAACAGCTTCAAGACAAATTAACGAATATATGGATAAATATGAATTGGATTCAGCAGCAAAAGTTGCTTATGAATTTTTCAGAGGAAATTTCTGTGACTGGTATGTGGAAATCGCAAAAACTAGAGTTTATGGACAAGAAGGTTCAGATAAAACTGTGGCACAATATGTGTTGAAAACAGTTCTTGATAAAGGCTTGAGAATGCTTCATCCATTTATGCCGTTCATAACTGAAGAAATTTGGCAAAAATTAGGATTAGACGAAGAAACAATTATGTTATCAGAATTCCCAACAGAAAACAAAAAATATGTTGATTTGGCAGCTGAAAAAGAATTTGATTACTTGAAAGAAATCGTTAATGCAATTAGAAATATTAGAGGGGAAGCAAATGTTTCACCAGCGAAGAAAATTGAAGTAATCTTCAAAATCGTAAATGATGGAGAAAAAGAAATTTTAGAACATAATGCGAAAATATTAGATAAATTAGCAAATGTTGAAAAATATGAATTTAATACAGAAATTCCTGCGTTAGTTGGATTCAAATTAGTTGAAACAACAGAAATTTACGTTCCACTTGCTGATTTAATCGACAAAGAAAAAGAAATCGCAAAACTTGAAAAAGATATTCAAAAAACACAAAAAGAATTAGACAGAGTTTTAGGAAAATTATCAAATGAAAAATTCTTGTCTAAAGCACCAAAAGAAGTTATCGACAAAGAAAATGGCATAAAAGAAGAATTAGAAAACAAAATTGCTAAATTTAAAGAATCTATTAAATTGTATCAAGGATAA